The following coding sequences lie in one Deltaproteobacteria bacterium genomic window:
- a CDS encoding methyltransferase domain-containing protein: MKRFWGAGIVARGYDVLTNQVFWGDQIARMADLVPDLPDAPRVLDLGAGPGISAFALARRLGENERITGLDFSEKMVAIARRRHQKRYPHLRRIEFVQGDAAAMPFADASFDVAFGHSFLYLTTDRRAVLREVRRVLVPGGRLVLMDPDAAGSIWRAGRVAPGHARRALARPISTVRFAASMFVWRVVVSRRNALTADELGLLLREEGFTDVRCEPTLGGLGTHAVGTRDESPA; this comes from the coding sequence ATGAAGCGATTCTGGGGCGCGGGCATCGTCGCGCGGGGATATGACGTCCTGACGAATCAGGTTTTCTGGGGCGACCAGATCGCCCGGATGGCGGATCTCGTGCCGGACCTCCCCGACGCGCCGCGCGTGCTGGATCTGGGCGCGGGACCCGGGATCTCGGCGTTCGCGCTCGCCCGCCGCCTCGGCGAGAACGAGCGCATCACCGGGCTCGATTTTTCCGAAAAAATGGTCGCGATCGCGCGGCGGCGTCATCAGAAGCGTTACCCGCACCTGCGCCGGATCGAATTCGTTCAGGGCGACGCCGCGGCCATGCCGTTCGCGGATGCCTCGTTCGATGTCGCGTTCGGTCACAGCTTTCTTTATCTGACGACCGATCGGCGCGCGGTGCTGCGCGAGGTGCGGCGCGTGCTCGTCCCCGGCGGTCGGCTCGTTCTGATGGATCCGGACGCCGCGGGCTCGATTTGGAGGGCGGGAAGAGTCGCGCCGGGTCACGCGCGACGCGCCCTCGCGCGTCCCATCTCAACGGTGCGCTTCGCGGCATCGATGTTCGTCTGGCGAGTCGTCGTTTCGCGGCGGAATGCGTTGACGGCGGACGAACTCGGCCTCCTGCTCCGCGAAGAGGGCTTCACCGACGTTCGCTGCGAACCCACGCTGGGCGGCCTCGGCACGCACGCGGTCGGAACTCGTGACGAGTCGCCCGCTTAA
- a CDS encoding glutathione peroxidase: MTVYDFSAKRLDGTDQSLADFKGQVLLIVNTASECGFTPQYEGLQTLHDELQARGFAVLGFPCNQFGGQEPGSDEQIASFCKLNYGVTFPMFSKIEVNGDGTHPLYVYLKNSQKGVLGSEGIKWNFTKFLIGKDGKTVKRYAPNAKPEEIKADIEKLLGAN; this comes from the coding sequence ATGACGGTATACGATTTTTCCGCGAAGCGCCTCGACGGAACGGATCAGTCCCTCGCGGACTTCAAAGGCCAGGTCCTGCTGATCGTCAACACCGCGAGCGAGTGCGGGTTCACGCCGCAATACGAGGGTCTGCAAACACTCCACGACGAATTGCAAGCGCGCGGATTCGCGGTGCTGGGTTTTCCCTGCAACCAGTTCGGCGGGCAGGAGCCGGGCAGCGACGAGCAGATCGCGTCGTTCTGCAAACTCAACTACGGCGTGACCTTTCCGATGTTTTCAAAAATCGAGGTCAACGGCGACGGCACGCACCCGCTCTACGTCTATCTCAAGAATTCGCAAAAAGGCGTTCTGGGCTCCGAGGGCATCAAGTGGAATTTCACGAAATTCCTGATCGGCAAGGACGGCAAGACCGTCAAGCGCTATGCGCCGAATGCCAAGCCCGAAGAGATCAAAGCCGACATCGAGAAACTGCTCGGCGCGAATTAA
- a CDS encoding B12-binding domain-containing radical SAM protein, producing the protein MRVLLLAPPWGEVYGRFRSLTRSLNLNPPLNLAWLTACANAHGHEVLIQDLEFMPRGDAPIRTLFHEFRPDVVGLTVTSPLVPVIARLAHLAREAKVRVIVGGPHATLVRHQCFDDVPDADDVMIGEGEENFVEYLNRLRDGRDLLGIPGLLVRGETDGGESDPPIVKDLESIPDPVYPGINFRNYLWSVKGRAKVPTQTIMSSRGCPYQCVFCSIEFLTGRSVRFRSAERVAEEMTRSIRERPVRHFVFVDDVMTLNKRRVHTLCDQLIASRLPETASWEADTRADAVDEELLAHMAAAGCRRINFGIESGDVDVLKGLNKRLELPRVVEALSLAKKAGMDTRGTAMIGNPGDTRDTIDRTITFLRDLPNLDQPYLSIAQPYPGTRLRDIALSGSSNLRVERDALAEMRRYGSSVMFVGDISPREMESLQRKSIFRMYLRPRRIWYNLTRTSLLDGFRLALGLLAGVLIPEKKEPAPALARTC; encoded by the coding sequence ATGCGAGTGCTCCTGCTCGCCCCCCCTTGGGGCGAGGTCTATGGCCGGTTCCGATCGCTCACGCGGTCGCTCAACCTGAATCCGCCGCTCAATCTCGCGTGGCTGACCGCCTGCGCGAACGCGCACGGCCACGAGGTTCTGATCCAGGACCTTGAATTCATGCCGCGCGGCGATGCGCCGATCCGAACGCTCTTCCACGAATTTCGTCCCGATGTCGTCGGTCTGACCGTGACCTCGCCGCTCGTGCCTGTGATCGCGCGTCTCGCGCACCTCGCCCGGGAGGCGAAAGTCCGCGTGATTGTCGGCGGCCCCCACGCAACGCTCGTGCGCCATCAGTGTTTCGACGACGTTCCCGACGCCGACGATGTGATGATCGGCGAGGGCGAGGAGAACTTCGTAGAATATCTGAACCGACTTCGCGACGGACGGGATCTTCTCGGAATCCCCGGGTTGCTCGTGCGCGGTGAAACAGACGGCGGCGAATCGGACCCTCCGATCGTCAAGGATCTGGAATCGATCCCCGATCCCGTCTATCCCGGCATCAACTTTCGCAACTATCTGTGGAGTGTGAAGGGCCGGGCCAAGGTGCCGACGCAGACGATCATGAGCAGCCGCGGTTGCCCGTATCAGTGCGTGTTCTGCTCGATCGAGTTTCTCACGGGGCGCAGCGTGCGTTTCCGCAGCGCCGAGCGCGTCGCGGAAGAAATGACCCGCTCCATCCGCGAGCGGCCCGTACGTCACTTCGTTTTCGTTGACGACGTGATGACGCTCAACAAGCGACGCGTGCACACGCTGTGCGACCAGTTGATCGCCTCGCGCCTGCCCGAGACGGCTTCGTGGGAGGCCGACACCCGCGCCGACGCGGTGGACGAAGAGCTGCTCGCGCACATGGCCGCCGCGGGATGCCGGCGCATCAACTTCGGCATCGAGAGCGGCGACGTGGATGTGCTCAAGGGCCTCAACAAGCGCCTCGAACTGCCGCGCGTCGTCGAGGCCCTGAGCCTCGCGAAAAAGGCCGGGATGGACACGCGCGGCACGGCGATGATCGGCAACCCCGGCGACACGCGCGACACGATCGACCGCACGATCACGTTCCTGCGCGATTTGCCGAACCTCGACCAGCCCTACCTGTCGATCGCCCAGCCGTATCCGGGCACACGACTGCGCGACATCGCCCTGTCGGGGTCGAGCAACCTTCGCGTGGAACGCGACGCGCTCGCCGAGATGCGACGCTACGGCTCGTCGGTGATGTTCGTCGGCGACATCAGCCCGCGCGAGATGGAATCGTTGCAGCGCAAGTCGATCTTCCGCATGTACCTGCGCCCCCGGCGCATCTGGTACAACCTCACGCGCACCTCGCTGCTCGACGGATTTCGCCTGGCCCTCGGCCTGCTCGCGGGCGTGCTGATCCCGGAAAAAAAGGAACCCGCTCCGGCGCTCGCGCGGACCTGCTGA
- a CDS encoding glycosyltransferase family 2 protein: MIDLSVVIPIHNERANLPRLLAGLREECARWDFAYEVVAVDDGSSDESPQILTDAVPGFPALRIVRRAHNGGMGAALMDGTREARGERCVWMMADLSDRLADIPVIYRKLIEGYDLVIASRAMPGGSYGKLGQVKARLSNAYSWVTRRIFDIPARDITNAFRGMVRTLPLAAGLTSRDFAISPELAIKARRIGARITEIPTVYSYRHHGDSHFKIFRMGWKYARLYVLMLARSRGRIGES; encoded by the coding sequence GTGATCGACTTGTCCGTTGTGATTCCCATTCACAACGAGCGGGCCAACCTCCCCCGACTCTTGGCCGGGCTGCGGGAGGAGTGCGCCCGTTGGGACTTCGCGTACGAAGTGGTCGCCGTGGACGACGGCAGCTCCGACGAGTCGCCGCAAATCCTGACCGACGCCGTCCCGGGCTTCCCCGCGTTGCGGATCGTGCGACGAGCGCACAACGGCGGCATGGGCGCGGCCCTGATGGACGGCACCCGCGAGGCGCGCGGCGAGCGGTGCGTTTGGATGATGGCGGATCTGTCGGACCGGCTTGCCGATATTCCCGTGATCTACCGCAAATTGATCGAGGGCTACGACCTCGTCATCGCCTCGCGGGCAATGCCGGGCGGCAGCTATGGGAAACTGGGGCAGGTCAAGGCGCGGCTGTCGAACGCCTATTCGTGGGTCACGCGGCGGATCTTCGATATCCCCGCACGCGACATCACCAACGCGTTTCGCGGCATGGTTCGAACGCTGCCGCTCGCCGCGGGGCTGACCAGCCGCGATTTCGCAATTTCGCCGGAACTCGCCATCAAGGCTCGGCGAATCGGGGCACGCATTACGGAAATCCCGACCGTTTACAGCTATCGTCACCATGGAGACAGCCACTTCAAGATCTTCCGCATGGGCTGGAAGTACGCTCGGCTGTACGTTTTGATGCTGGCCCGGTCGCGCGGCCGGATCGGGGAGTCGTGA
- the purD gene encoding phosphoribosylamine--glycine ligase has protein sequence MKILVVGSGGREHALCWKILQSPEVTQLFCVPGNAGTAKIAQNVAIDADDVRKLVAFAEYEELDLVVVGPEAPLVAGLVDELSDRDIPAFGPTAAAARIEGSKAFTKSLLERANVPTARARSFADYDLALDFAGRLGSPVVLKADGLAAGTGVLICETHADVEAGLREILVQRKFGDAGRRVLVEEFLDGEEASFLALTDGKTILPLATSQDHKRVNDGDRGPNTGGMGAYSPAPVVDDAVFAHVVRDILEPTVRALAEDGTPYRGVLYAGLMIKDGRAKVLEYNARLGDPETQPLLARMKSDLVPLMKACVNGTLAGHAIEWDPRPAVCVVMTAGGYPGAYKKGKTITGHDEDFGPDTVVFHAGTDLREGRVVTSGGRVLGVTALGDDIARAIENAYAAADRIRFEGAHFRRDIGARAIRRLTGE, from the coding sequence ATGAAAATCCTTGTCGTTGGTTCGGGCGGGCGCGAGCACGCCCTGTGCTGGAAGATCCTTCAGTCTCCCGAGGTCACGCAGCTCTTCTGCGTGCCGGGAAACGCCGGCACGGCGAAAATCGCCCAGAATGTGGCCATCGACGCCGATGACGTGCGCAAGCTCGTCGCCTTCGCCGAATACGAGGAGCTCGATCTCGTGGTCGTCGGCCCCGAAGCGCCGCTCGTGGCGGGGCTGGTCGACGAGTTGTCCGACCGCGACATCCCCGCGTTCGGACCCACCGCGGCGGCCGCGCGCATCGAGGGCAGCAAGGCCTTCACCAAGTCGCTGCTCGAACGTGCGAACGTGCCCACGGCGCGGGCAAGAAGCTTCGCCGACTACGATCTGGCCCTCGACTTCGCCGGGCGGCTCGGCTCGCCGGTGGTGCTCAAGGCCGACGGGCTCGCCGCGGGCACGGGCGTGCTCATCTGCGAAACGCATGCGGATGTCGAGGCCGGGCTTCGCGAAATCCTCGTGCAGCGCAAGTTCGGCGATGCGGGCCGGCGCGTGCTCGTCGAAGAGTTTCTGGACGGTGAAGAGGCGAGTTTTCTGGCACTCACCGACGGAAAAACCATCCTGCCGCTCGCCACGAGTCAGGATCACAAACGCGTGAACGACGGCGACCGGGGACCGAACACGGGCGGCATGGGGGCGTACTCCCCGGCGCCGGTGGTGGACGACGCGGTGTTTGCCCACGTGGTGCGCGACATTCTGGAACCCACCGTGCGCGCGCTGGCCGAGGATGGCACGCCCTATCGCGGCGTGCTCTACGCCGGGCTCATGATCAAGGACGGCCGCGCGAAGGTGCTGGAGTACAACGCGCGACTCGGCGACCCCGAAACACAGCCGCTGCTCGCGCGCATGAAAAGCGATCTGGTCCCGCTGATGAAGGCGTGCGTGAACGGCACGTTGGCGGGGCACGCCATCGAGTGGGACCCCCGGCCGGCGGTGTGCGTGGTCATGACGGCGGGCGGCTATCCCGGCGCTTACAAGAAGGGAAAAACGATCACGGGCCACGATGAGGACTTCGGTCCCGACACCGTGGTCTTTCACGCGGGAACCGATCTGCGCGAGGGGCGTGTCGTCACCAGCGGCGGCCGGGTACTCGGCGTCACGGCGCTCGGAGACGATATCGCGCGGGCGATCGAAAACGCCTACGCCGCGGCCGACCGCATCCGGTTCGAAGGCGCGCACTTCCGGCGCGACATCGGCGCGCGGGCCATTCGAAGGCTTACGGGGGAATGA
- the purE gene encoding 5-(carboxyamino)imidazole ribonucleotide mutase, giving the protein MMKTVAVLMGSDSDFGVMQKCVEQLRAFGIAVEVRVLSAHRSPDDTARFVKGAAKRNVGVFIAAAGGAAHLAGAVAAHTSLPVIGVPIAATPLGGLDALLATVQMPPGVPVATVAIGDYGATNAAVLAAQILAVGDAELARAVAAHKAGQREGVAKKNAALQKKLKSI; this is encoded by the coding sequence ATGATGAAAACCGTCGCCGTTCTCATGGGGTCCGATTCGGATTTCGGCGTGATGCAAAAATGCGTCGAACAGCTTCGCGCGTTCGGGATCGCCGTCGAAGTGCGCGTGCTCTCGGCGCATCGCAGCCCCGACGACACGGCCCGGTTCGTCAAGGGCGCGGCGAAGCGCAACGTGGGTGTCTTCATCGCGGCGGCGGGCGGCGCGGCGCACTTGGCGGGAGCGGTCGCGGCCCACACGTCGCTGCCCGTGATCGGCGTGCCGATCGCGGCGACGCCGCTGGGCGGGCTGGACGCGCTGCTCGCCACGGTGCAGATGCCGCCGGGCGTGCCGGTGGCGACCGTGGCGATCGGCGACTACGGCGCGACGAATGCAGCCGTTTTGGCTGCGCAGATTCTGGCGGTTGGAGACGCGGAACTGGCGCGGGCCGTCGCGGCGCACAAAGCCGGCCAACGCGAAGGTGTCGCGAAGAAAAACGCCGCGCTCCAGAAGAAACTGAAGTCGATCTGA
- a CDS encoding Sua5/YciO/YrdC/YwlC family protein, with protein sequence MRRIAIDRERPDASALRTAADILNDGGVIVFPTDTLYGMICRLDRPAAVERIKQIKQHDDYKAMPCLAPDVPTALAAYFPHPPRLNVVADHLWPGPITLIGSAMPHLIGAATGDGPYIGIRVPDLPALTRLGRLCEGALLVATSANPHGKLAATNTSMMREYFGDVEDLTFFDAGVLDSLGSTVVDLSVEPPKLIRRGEMPFEIVERVLGRPLAEVVVRPDERLQDLMRGPLRIIQKKSGFRYSIDALLLAAFTAFEADDRIADIGCGSGVIPLLLAGRGARKVVGIEHQEEIADMAARSIRANGLNHRASVVSGDARRIDDLFPAGSFDVVCANPPYYPADSGHHSPDEAKAASRHELTMTLADAVRAAAWLAREGGRFFLIHLHAREDEVIAQFHANRIAPGRLRRVVTKPGQEPRFILVEGQKVAREDQARGFPDVLPDLALHDAEGHFTKDADAFLTPIQNPSISLG encoded by the coding sequence GTGAGGCGAATCGCCATCGATCGCGAACGTCCGGACGCGTCGGCGCTCCGGACCGCCGCCGACATCCTCAATGACGGCGGCGTCATCGTGTTTCCGACCGATACGCTCTACGGCATGATCTGCCGGCTCGACCGGCCCGCCGCGGTGGAGCGAATCAAGCAGATCAAGCAGCATGACGACTACAAGGCGATGCCGTGCCTGGCGCCGGATGTTCCCACCGCGCTCGCCGCGTACTTTCCGCATCCGCCCCGTCTCAACGTCGTCGCAGACCACCTCTGGCCGGGGCCGATTACGCTGATCGGTTCGGCGATGCCGCACCTCATCGGCGCGGCCACGGGCGACGGGCCGTACATCGGCATCCGCGTTCCCGATTTGCCCGCGCTCACCCGGCTCGGGCGCCTTTGCGAGGGTGCGCTGCTCGTGGCGACGAGCGCCAATCCCCACGGCAAACTCGCGGCGACCAACACATCCATGATGCGAGAGTACTTCGGCGACGTCGAAGACCTGACGTTCTTCGACGCGGGAGTGCTCGATTCGCTGGGCAGCACCGTCGTGGACCTGTCCGTCGAACCGCCGAAACTCATCCGCCGGGGCGAGATGCCGTTCGAAATCGTCGAGCGCGTGCTCGGCCGTCCGCTCGCCGAGGTCGTGGTGCGCCCGGACGAGCGCCTTCAGGATCTGATGCGCGGTCCTTTGCGGATCATTCAGAAAAAGTCCGGTTTCCGATACTCGATCGACGCGCTGCTGCTCGCCGCTTTCACCGCGTTCGAGGCCGACGACCGGATCGCGGACATCGGATGCGGCAGCGGCGTGATCCCGCTGCTCCTCGCGGGACGCGGCGCGCGAAAGGTCGTGGGCATCGAGCACCAGGAGGAGATCGCAGACATGGCCGCGCGGTCGATCCGCGCCAATGGGCTCAATCACCGCGCGTCGGTCGTGTCCGGCGATGCGCGCCGTATCGACGACCTGTTTCCGGCCGGGTCCTTCGACGTCGTTTGCGCAAACCCCCCCTATTATCCCGCGGACAGCGGGCATCACAGCCCCGACGAAGCCAAGGCCGCCAGCCGCCACGAACTCACGATGACACTGGCCGACGCCGTGCGCGCGGCGGCGTGGCTGGCGCGCGAGGGCGGCCGGTTTTTCCTGATTCATCTGCACGCGCGGGAAGACGAGGTGATCGCCCAATTCCACGCCAATCGGATCGCGCCCGGGCGGCTCCGGCGAGTCGTCACCAAGCCGGGCCAGGAGCCGAGATTCATCCTCGTCGAGGGCCAAAAAGTCGCCCGCGAGGATCAGGCGCGCGGCTTCCCCGACGTGCTTCCCGATCTCGCGCTGCACGATGCCGAAGGGCATTTCACGAAGGACGCCGACGCGTTCCTCACGCCGATTCAGAACCCTTCGATCTCGCTCGGCTGA
- the rlmN gene encoding 23S rRNA (adenine(2503)-C(2))-methyltransferase RlmN gives MDARKPLTGLTREDLREEMRRIGQSAYRADQIFQWIYARGADSFDAMTNIRKDLRAELAGLYRIDAGGVENVSTAADGTQKFLLRLPDGAKVESVLIPEPGRLTICVSTQVGCSLNCRFCRTGTMRLERQLAAWEIVEQIRAARREVADRDITNVVFMGMGEPLLNYDATVAAARILTDDLGMNFSNRRVTISTAGIVPAIRQLGQDTDVSLAISLHATDDDTRSRLMPINKKHPIGELLAACRDYPLSNRRRITYEYTLLDGVNDRDEDARRLIRLMAPLKAHVNLICFNPWPGSPYAATPEPRVRAFQRILLNARINCVVRRSRGQDILAACGQLRSLDAASPPA, from the coding sequence ATGGACGCGCGCAAACCCCTCACGGGACTGACCCGGGAGGATTTGCGCGAGGAGATGCGCCGGATCGGCCAGAGCGCTTACCGCGCCGACCAGATCTTCCAATGGATTTACGCGCGCGGCGCGGACTCGTTTGACGCCATGACGAATATCCGGAAGGACCTGCGCGCCGAGCTCGCCGGTCTGTACCGGATCGACGCGGGCGGCGTCGAAAATGTGAGCACCGCGGCGGACGGGACCCAGAAGTTCCTGCTTCGTTTGCCCGACGGCGCGAAGGTCGAATCGGTGCTGATCCCCGAGCCGGGGCGCCTGACGATCTGCGTGAGCACGCAGGTGGGTTGCAGCCTGAACTGTCGATTCTGCCGGACGGGCACGATGCGTCTCGAGCGACAGCTCGCGGCATGGGAAATCGTCGAGCAGATCCGGGCCGCGCGGCGCGAGGTTGCGGACCGCGACATCACCAACGTCGTGTTCATGGGGATGGGCGAGCCTCTGCTCAATTACGACGCGACCGTGGCTGCGGCGCGTATCTTGACCGACGACCTCGGAATGAACTTCTCGAACCGGCGCGTGACGATCTCGACGGCGGGTATCGTCCCGGCGATCCGGCAACTCGGACAGGACACTGACGTATCGCTCGCGATCTCGCTGCACGCCACGGACGACGACACGCGCTCCCGCCTCATGCCGATCAACAAGAAGCACCCGATCGGGGAGTTGCTCGCCGCGTGCCGCGACTACCCGCTCAGCAACCGCCGGCGCATCACCTATGAATACACGCTGCTCGACGGAGTGAACGATCGCGACGAGGACGCGCGCCGCCTGATTCGCCTGATGGCGCCGCTCAAGGCGCACGTGAATCTGATCTGCTTCAACCCGTGGCCGGGCAGCCCATACGCGGCGACGCCCGAGCCGCGCGTGCGCGCATTCCAGCGGATTTTGCTGAACGCGCGCATCAACTGCGTCGTTCGCCGCAGCCGGGGGCAGGACATTCTCGCCGCGTGCGGTCAGCTTCGCAGCCTCGACGCCGCCTCACCGCCCGCGTGA
- a CDS encoding CAP domain-containing protein, which translates to MEPGAEQRPRFRRWRRTALACVALAVAAGCSPSPGPVLPAQDFGDEPIGFAITAAERKLGETIERLGERRAGAPDRENVLCAVSRNLAHEVVANGVDRIDELTTERISEKMREMGSVDNAFRSYVFNELTLGRAAAQLEELIDEELREKHHTHYGVGAVRTWWPPGYMVGVLLVRKSVRIEPVKRRMKVGEDLFVQGQLLNGSEPVTLWVQGPVETQTMDLTFNFEGRFSRMIRLRDNGRYHVEIMTTTQNGPEVAALFEVVAGLESAATVSARPRPTPLAEPLVTPEGMRARMIELVNDERDREDLLPVGEDSILNTVAQRYAEEMLRNRRVVHVSPDSGDLVDRAKAVGIDFVKISENIAVNQNVDVVHDDLMRSPSHRRNILDGQVDRIGVGIAIDPDGGHVYVVQNFARLR; encoded by the coding sequence ATGGAACCCGGAGCCGAACAACGTCCTCGGTTCCGCCGGTGGCGGCGAACGGCCCTCGCGTGTGTGGCGCTCGCCGTCGCCGCCGGTTGCTCTCCCTCGCCCGGCCCGGTATTGCCCGCACAGGATTTCGGCGACGAGCCGATCGGATTCGCGATCACGGCCGCGGAAAGGAAACTTGGCGAAACGATCGAACGGCTCGGCGAACGCCGCGCCGGAGCGCCGGACCGCGAAAACGTGCTGTGCGCGGTCTCCCGCAACCTCGCGCACGAAGTCGTCGCGAACGGCGTCGATCGGATCGACGAACTGACGACCGAGCGCATCAGTGAAAAAATGCGCGAGATGGGCAGCGTGGACAATGCGTTTCGCTCTTACGTTTTCAACGAACTCACCCTCGGCCGCGCGGCCGCCCAGCTCGAAGAACTGATCGACGAGGAACTGCGGGAAAAGCACCACACGCACTACGGCGTGGGCGCGGTGCGCACGTGGTGGCCGCCGGGGTACATGGTCGGTGTGTTGCTGGTGCGCAAGAGTGTGCGGATCGAGCCCGTCAAACGCCGGATGAAGGTCGGGGAGGACCTGTTTGTCCAGGGACAACTCCTGAACGGATCCGAACCGGTGACACTCTGGGTGCAGGGTCCCGTCGAGACGCAGACCATGGACCTGACGTTCAACTTCGAAGGCAGGTTTTCGCGGATGATCCGCCTGCGCGACAACGGGCGATATCACGTCGAGATCATGACCACCACGCAGAACGGACCCGAGGTGGCCGCGCTCTTCGAGGTCGTGGCCGGTCTGGAGTCGGCCGCGACCGTTTCGGCCCGTCCGCGACCGACGCCGCTCGCGGAACCTCTTGTGACGCCGGAAGGCATGCGCGCGCGGATGATCGAACTGGTGAACGACGAACGCGACCGAGAGGACCTGTTGCCGGTCGGCGAGGACTCCATTCTCAATACCGTCGCCCAGCGTTACGCCGAGGAGATGTTGCGAAACCGCCGGGTCGTCCACGTCTCGCCCGACTCGGGCGATTTGGTCGACCGCGCGAAGGCGGTGGGCATCGACTTCGTGAAGATTTCCGAGAACATCGCGGTCAATCAGAACGTCGACGTCGTTCACGACGACCTGATGCGGTCCCCGTCGCATCGGCGCAACATTCTGGATGGACAGGTGGACAGGATCGGCGTTGGGATCGCGATCGACCCGGACGGAGGGCATGTATACGTGGTCCAGAACTTCGCCCGGCTGCGCTGA
- a CDS encoding diguanylate cyclase — protein MTAEPTTQFSPESESVVHHILIVDDEPENLDLLASTLRRGNRIFKAHSGDEALALLETEDIHMVITDQRMPGISGTQILQVLREKYEHIIRILITGYADMKVAVDAINKGQVQRYITKPWDPGDLKSAVAYELKRFDLQESNKRLTRELLRKNEELEAMNAELQRQKDEIERLAMEYKEQKEIAIEMSDKLARSNLDLLKAQEEIKLKNVKLEAANKKLERLSITDPLTGFFNKRHLFQILEGEIGRAKRYDLNLSILMIDMDNFKSVNDTWGHPFGDLVIKRVTEKIRRNIRETDYPTRYGGDEFIVILPHTGIERAMYMAKRMHSDIRVSHLTSPDGALVTPQVSIGVAYYPHPKISNKEQMIAIADEALYKAKEQGRNCIIVAE, from the coding sequence ATGACAGCGGAACCGACCACGCAATTTTCGCCGGAAAGCGAAAGCGTCGTTCACCACATTCTCATTGTGGACGACGAGCCGGAGAACCTCGACCTGCTGGCGTCGACGCTGCGCCGCGGGAATCGGATCTTCAAGGCGCACAGCGGCGACGAGGCCCTGGCGCTCCTCGAAACCGAGGACATCCACATGGTCATCACCGACCAGAGGATGCCGGGCATCTCGGGCACGCAGATCCTTCAGGTCCTGCGCGAAAAATACGAGCACATCATCCGGATTCTGATCACCGGCTACGCCGACATGAAGGTCGCGGTGGACGCGATCAACAAGGGGCAGGTGCAGCGCTACATCACCAAGCCCTGGGACCCCGGCGACCTGAAGTCCGCGGTCGCTTATGAACTGAAGCGCTTCGACCTTCAGGAGTCGAACAAGCGCCTGACGCGGGAGCTGCTGCGCAAGAACGAAGAGCTCGAGGCGATGAATGCCGAGCTCCAGCGCCAGAAGGACGAAATCGAGCGACTGGCGATGGAGTACAAGGAGCAGAAGGAAATCGCGATCGAGATGAGCGACAAGCTCGCCCGGTCGAACCTGGATCTGCTCAAGGCGCAGGAAGAGATCAAGCTCAAGAACGTCAAGCTCGAAGCGGCGAACAAGAAGCTGGAACGCCTCTCGATCACCGACCCGCTGACGGGCTTTTTCAACAAACGCCACCTGTTCCAGATCCTGGAAGGCGAAATCGGCCGCGCGAAGCGATATGATCTGAATCTTTCCATTCTCATGATCGATATGGATAACTTCAAGTCGGTGAACGACACTTGGGGCCACCCCTTCGGGGATCTGGTCATCAAACGGGTGACGGAGAAGATCCGACGCAATATCCGCGAAACAGACTACCCCACGCGCTACGGCGGCGACGAGTTCATCGTCATCCTGCCGCACACGGGAATCGAGCGCGCGATGTACATGGCGAAGCGCATGCACTCCGACATCCGGGTGTCGCACCTGACGAGCCCCGACGGCGCGCTCGTCACGCCGCAGGTTTCGATCGGCGTCGCCTACTACCCGCACCCGAAAATTTCGAACAAGGAGCAGATGATCGCCATCGCCGACGAGGCGCTGTACAAGGCCAAGGAACAGGGCCGCAACTGCATCATCGTCGCCGAGTGA